One genomic region from Listeria monocytogenes encodes:
- the dnaI gene encoding primosomal protein DnaI: MDNIERTLGQLFEGRDFEKEYQGLKQQVLHYQPIQDFFKEHKEEVTEQLVNQNLSNLYEFMTQHKKFTEQEETLMPGYAPKLVLNGEFITVTYYPTKEKIEEDKRRAVERRIRSLYMPKQVVDANLADFYTDEESRQLALVEAYQFLNNYPPKSGERVKGLFIHGSFGTGKSYLLGALAKELALKGISTTLVYLPEFMREVKQSISDNTVGEKIQFAKETEVLMLDDIGAESMTAWTRDEVLGAILQFRMQEELPTFFSSNYNMDQLENHLMFAQNGTEEKLKARRIMERVRYLSKEVNLEGKNRRF; the protein is encoded by the coding sequence ATGGACAACATCGAAAGAACATTAGGACAGCTTTTTGAAGGCCGCGACTTTGAAAAAGAATACCAAGGTTTAAAACAACAAGTTCTCCATTATCAGCCAATTCAAGATTTTTTCAAAGAGCACAAAGAAGAGGTTACCGAGCAATTAGTTAATCAAAACTTGTCTAATTTATATGAATTTATGACGCAACACAAAAAATTCACGGAACAGGAAGAAACCTTAATGCCCGGCTATGCGCCAAAACTTGTCCTTAATGGGGAATTCATCACCGTCACCTATTACCCGACGAAAGAGAAAATAGAAGAAGATAAACGCCGTGCAGTCGAGCGGAGAATTCGATCCCTTTATATGCCTAAACAAGTAGTGGATGCGAATTTAGCGGACTTTTATACGGATGAAGAATCTCGTCAATTAGCGCTCGTTGAAGCATATCAATTTTTAAATAATTATCCTCCTAAAAGTGGAGAACGTGTGAAGGGGTTATTTATTCATGGTAGCTTTGGGACCGGGAAATCATATTTGTTAGGCGCGCTTGCGAAAGAACTTGCTTTAAAAGGAATTTCAACAACACTTGTTTATTTACCAGAGTTCATGCGCGAAGTGAAACAGTCTATTTCTGACAATACAGTCGGTGAAAAAATTCAATTTGCGAAAGAAACAGAAGTGTTAATGCTTGATGATATCGGCGCAGAATCCATGACAGCTTGGACGCGAGATGAAGTATTGGGTGCAATTTTGCAATTCCGGATGCAAGAGGAATTACCAACTTTCTTCTCATCAAATTACAATATGGATCAATTAGAGAATCATTTAATGTTTGCCCAAAATGGTACGGAAGAAAAACTAAAAGCTCGCCGAATTATGGAACGCGTACGCTATTTGTCAAAAGAGGTTAACTTAGAAGGCAAAAATCGCCGTTTCTAA